DNA from Strix aluco isolate bStrAlu1 chromosome 2, bStrAlu1.hap1, whole genome shotgun sequence:
GCCTTGTAAGAAAGATTTTAACCTCCCTTCGGGTCTGTCAAACTCAGAGGGAACACAAGGAGAAATGCAAGAACCTTCATCTTCTACAAAAGCAGATGCTGATAATGTATATTTCTCTTCCGGTGATGATGCATGTACAGAAATTTCTGTAGTATCCACTGAAAATAATCTTACTACATCTGAAATATGCCAGTCTCCTCTCCCGGAAACCGCATCCTCAACAGATGAGTCAGGTACCGAGGCCAAAAGTGTAAGTGGTGTATCTTCTAGCAGTCAACCAATGGATGTTGATCCTTCTAATATAATGTCCCTCAAGATCATCATCAGTGATGATCCATTTATTTCATCAGACACAGAGTTAAATAACGCTGTTTCCAGCATCACAGGAGAAAATCTGCCGACTATAATACTGTCTTCTCCAGCCAAATCCCCAACGAAAACTGCAGGCCTGTCTAAATGTCTGACTtcagaagacacagaaaaaaacGTGGATTCAGCTTTGGCAGAGCAGAATCTTCTTGTGCTTAGACCCAAGGATCCCGTGGTCACCTCAGTTAACACTCAGAATGAAGACTGCACTGTTTTTTCAGTTGCAGGTACAACTAATCTCTCCAAGGAAGGGGGATTTATACAGTTGATGCCAGCAACAAGTACAGCTTTTGGGAATTCAAACAACCTTTATATAGCCACCTGTGTGACTGACCCAGCTACCTTAGGCACAGCTGTAACACCATCAAATGTAGTTGTATTGCCCGGCAATTCTATGCCGCTTGCTGCCCAAGCTCCAGCTGTACAACAGTTACGGACTCCTCCTAGATCCAGCAATACATTTGCAGCAAACCAGACTGTCTCTCCAAACTTCCCACAAGGTAATCTCATTAttagaaaatgactgaaaatgtGGTGTTCATAaagtgattttattcttttttttgtatgtgcGTTAAAAGTAAACAATTTTTAAACACTGCTCTCTCTGTCCCTTGAAACCAGCCAGAAGTTATGTGGCCTTTTGAGTATATTAGgtgctattaaaaattaaataaaaactatgaAGAGTCATTGACGaggctgctttgaaaaaaatagcCTCATATTTCAGAAGCTTAAACTGTATAATTTTAGCAGTAATAAATTTAGGAAGTGTCTTTTGGCTTACACTGGAAGAAATTCCATTGTTTTGGctaaatctggggttttttgcttttgttttagtaAGATTCCTGTTATAAATAGAATGCTGTGTGTTATAGGTATCTGTATTTAGTTTAGATAACTGGCTAGATGTATATAGTCCTTCCAAAATTACTTCcttggtttgtttcattttctaaaagcCTATTTTACACTAGAAAGTACATTTAGACAAATACAAAAGTATAACattatttctttccataaatTAAAATCTCTCCTTGTTCAAGCATTTTTATAactacagcaatttaaaaaagtgcttttaaaatgttaaaccTAACTATAAACCAGCTGTAATCAACACATTTAGATTTCTTTCCAAAACTAAAAACTTGTTGCAGTTATCCTTGAATTTCTGTGTACTCATTTCGTTGTGGTCAGAGGCCAGTGCAACAGGATGTACAAGATCTTGGAGTGCTGGTCTTTTCTGTCATTGGGATTTCTTTATGCAGCTCTTACCTTCTTTTTTCATAGAGAAATAGAAGTTTGCCCATTCTTCTGCATTTGATATTTTTCCTGGTAGTGCTCACGTAACTGAAGAACTGTggaataaatttttctttcacttttgaaatttttcttccacttttcaaTTAATGTGCTATAATAGTTCCCCTGTTTTATAATTCCCGTATGTCTGGCAGCCAGACACTTTTACCTGTGCGAATAACTTTTAAAACAACTGTCTTACCAGTGATTTAAACAGTTAAATGGGAGACTTTGGCTTAAATATTCCAAATTAGTTTTattgtgctttattttatttaaaataattactctcAAACCCACTAATTACGTAGAATCTGCAAGTGCTACGTTTAACACCTCCTACCAGGCAGGAATGTACATTCAATATTGACACACAACGCTAGCCTTTCCCAGCTGCTTGTGTGCTTGTAAGGGTGTTACGGGtgcactgggaggaaaaaaataattctgctaatGAGTTTTGAGCATGCTGATTGTAGGGAATAGGATGCAAATAATTGTTTTTACTAAGCAGTAAAATGAGCTATTTGATGttacttttactgtttttctaTAAATCACTTTCAAAGTTCAAGCCTTAAGATAGGTTTGTCATACTTGAGCTTAATTTTGAACTATTTcttagaaaggaaaacagtctTTAAAGAAGTCAATATCAACTAAAAATAACACTGGTACTTACCCTGTTTCCTAGTGATGATGTATAGTAAAGACAGTGAAGTTTTTCTAAAAATCCAGAGCTTTTCTTGCCACGGGTTTGGCCATGCATAATTTTAAGAAATCCTGtcttgcagcttttcttttcactgaagtatttttagtTTCTGTACAATTTTAACACTTTGATGTTTTTTAGGTTCTGCCATTATAATTGCATCTCCGGTGCAACCTGTTTTGCAAGGAATGGTGGGAATGATACCTCTCTCAGTAGTAGGACAAAATGGAAATACGTTCTCAGCACCTGCCCGCCAGGTAGCACATCACaaataaagcttttcaaaataaaagctgaagtgATGTGGAGTCTTCTGGTAAATCGTAATGGAATATTTTGATTCTTTCAAGGTTCTACATATGCCTGTGGCTAATCCAGTGTGCAACAGAAGTGTCCCAAAACTTCCCATCCCTCCCAAATCACAAAAGATTCCTGGAGCAAGAAACAAGACTAATACAGGTATCCACCTTGCATCTTgagaagggcagaaggaaagTGGGGGTTCTAAAGACATGTCAGTTCTGAGTAATAAAGTTTTATAAATATCAGTGCCCTCTGATAGGTGACTGCTGGGATGGCTCGGTTTACAAAGAAGAATCCCCAGCATATAAAATAATTCCAGGTTTCAGATCAAACTTATTGCCAAAAtttaaaagtttgcttttctttatatttctgattGTTTTTCATCTCATTGGTTGTAAGTACAGTTTACTGCTGCCATTGAAACCAAGCTACATGGTAACAAAGAAATTATTAAGAGTCAGCAATTCTAAACAtctgttaagaaaatattaatagaagTGTTGCATATTTATACAAAAAATGCACtctgctgttttctctttgcCATTTCAGGTATATGCTTCTGTATATTCATTTCTTGAGACCTTGCTTCTTTAAATAGTAAATTGAAACAACTGGCGTTACATTCATTTCTGTGTTGGGAAGGGGTAAATaattgaaaatagaaaataaattaagttaTAAGGACAACTTGTGCTTTAGTTtatctacctttttttaaaaaagtgggtttacacataaaaatgaaaatagaatgaagttgcaaattaagaaaaatctaGGATTTATAGTTAGTGTGCATCCTGGTTTGCTGATGGATAACTTGAGAGTTCTAGTAACTGTGGTTATTTCTCTTCTACTTGGAAATCCCTGCTGTGCATTTAGAAGTCCAGCATAGTTGGTTTTGTCTTGCCAGGCCCACGTAGACAGCAAGCTGCTTGTTTGTATTTAGCTGGCAACCTTTGCTAATCAATTAATACGTAaactttaaaactaaaaaaaaattgcagagttttgttgctgggtttttcttTATCAATTCTCTGTCAGGTGAAATGTCATTGTACTAATTGTGAGATGATTTACTTGGAATATTGTAGTTTATCAATACTTCCTCTGTTGTTCCAGGAAAACTCGTACCAAGTGTAGCTGAGCCTTTGAACCATACAAATTCTCGAACACAAAGGTCAGTAGTGCTAGGTATtaaaacttgctttctttttcctgccatGAATATCTTTGTGTAGTATTGGTGGAGAGGAGATCAGCTTTTTTTAACAATGACATAAGCAGTACTCCCTTTATTTCCTCCTGTCTGTCTGCTAGGAGTACTGATACAGATGTGTGTTCGTACTGGGGCAGTCTGTGCCAGAATATTGCAGTTACTGTTCCTATGTTAATTTTGCATGGCTTTGTGTTTTTTCATGTCTCAATTATCAAAAATGGTTTGAGTGGAGTCCAAGCTAGGAGAAATTACCTGTTTACTGGGCAATTTTAATGactaaaacaggttttttttcccttctctgatgAGTGGTACCCCTGTTTTTGTAGTATAGCCTCATTGCCTTTACCACTCTCTGGCCCAAATCCAGCAGAGTTTGTTAGACTGGGTTTTGCATCTGTTTCAGCTGTGCAGATTAGAACACTGCTTGGTCATTTGTAAAGTGAAAAGTCAAAGGAAAGGTGGCAGGGAGAACAGCATGCTAACTTTATATTGATGAGTATAGTTCAGTTGCTAATTGGGATAGGTATTAGTTTTCTGTTGGGCAAGTGAGAGAGAGGAAAGCAAGGCTTCAGTAGTAACTCTCCCTGTTAATGGACTTAAGAAACAAAAGGATGTTGTAGTGAGCAAAAGAGTGTAGGAGGAAATAAGTACTTCAGTTTAAATATTAGAggtgaaacattttttattgtaaaaataaaacatactttaaaaaaataatctacctATTTGAACTCAGTTAAAATGTTGGGACAGTGGAGGAAAATAGGAACAATAAACTCAacttaaaaaacccaccatgtaCCAAGGTATACAGTATACATGCATGCAAAaattagtgatttttaaaaaaaccacagaagcaAGATTTTGGAAAATATCACTCTTTGATAATTCATTTTCATCTATCTCCAGACATATATTTTGCCTAGCAGAGAGCAAAATGTTCCCTGTAAAGAGATGTAACTTCTCATTTCTATTCTCTACCTTCTGTCTCATCTCaaatttcatggaaataaaacaaactgctgCCACCCATACCTTCTTTACTATCCCAAAGTTAATTTGACTTGTCCTCTTACAAACCATAAAGGCTTATCTGCATGGGGAGAGTCTTACTAGCATAGATGAATATGCAGAAGCTTCTCTTGGAAATGCAGCATCAGCCAAGAAGAGGGCACAGACATAACAGTGGTATGAGCTgacagcagaaacatttttttttttgacatggcTACAGTGCAGTGGTGACTGGTTGTCAGGTGGAGACCAAGCCCTAGGGAGTGTGTATGTTCTTGCCTAGATGCCCACTGAAAGCTTTTTGTCTTGCTCTGTATCCCGTCACCTACTGCACATGTGCAGGGAAGGCTACAAGGCACATGCATGATGATATTGCCCAGAATATTCCGCGTGGAGTTTCAGCTCCAAGGACTTTGAGCCACAACCAGTATTCTGGGATGGTCTGACCTGTCATGAATGTGCTCAGTTTCTTTTTGAACTCCAGTAAACTACCAACATCCACAAATATCCCAGGGCAGAAAAGTTCCCAGGCTTAATTACATGCAGTGTCCAAAcctccttgttttgttttgaacctGATACTAGTTTTACTTGATGCCCCTAGGTCTTCTGCTAGAAGATACAGCAAATAGCTTCCTTCTCGTTGGCTTTTTTCCCAGAGCCCTCTTGCATTTCCTCTCAGTCATCTCTCTTACCCGATTGTTCTTTGCAGAGACTCTGTTTCATACCCTTTTGTCATCCTTCTTGGCCTTTTCTGAGCTCTCTGCAGTTGTCATCCCTTACCCTTGGTCTTTGTGTGTCGATAAAATACTTAACATTTCGAGAAGGGAGAGAGCTTTAAACAAGTATTTTGAGGGGCAGGTGGGGACTTGCAGCCAGCTGCAATGACTTTGCCTGGTAAGAACAAGTATGTTGCTGAAGcattttcatctcattttcagaACTGGAAATTCAGACAAGCTTATCACTGCAGAACTaggaaggaaagcagaggagaacTTACCTGTTGCACCAGTAGAGAGCACAAGCTCAAATTCAAGACAAAGTGAAAGTCACAGGAGAGTGCTCTGCTTTGATAATGTTCTACCCGCTCCAGGAGGAAACACCCAAATTCAAACTACTAAGAGTTTAtcccaaaaagaaagaaatgaaaatactttatttgctGTTGACTCTGCATCATCCTCTGCTAAGGCGCAAGtagcaaagagagagaaggataAAACGTTGCCTAGAATTCTGTGTAAGCCAGAAGTTGGTAGCAACAGAAGCTCATCTGCAAAGGAGCCCCAGCCCGAGCGGAAGGTGGCAACTGCAGGGCTTCCATTAGATCCCTTCCACAAGGCTACTGCaaataaggaaaatgaattaCGAAGGGATGctgatgaaaaacagaagaacCAGGACACTGCCAAACTCTCAAATGGCCAACAAAGCGTTAGCTTATGGAATGAGAAGACAGGTGCTTCAGTGCAAGAGCTGAACAAAAAGCAAGGGTCACTGTCGAATGGGAGTGGCAAATCTTCAGTGTCCGTTTCTTTGTCTTCGAAGGAGCCAAAGCGAGAACCAGCTAAAGTTTCCAACCAGGGCCTTTGCCTGTCAAGTCCGTTCACTAAACAATGTGTGGAAATGTTGCAAGACGTTCAGTGGCATAGCCCGACTAGTAAAACAGTTGAAAATGGAGAATTGCCAGTACCCCGCACACCATCTGGAGTTGGGGACAGGCATACAGATGATACTACTGATAGTGTACGGACACCGACCTGTCGGCGCTTCAACGAGGATAGCACAACCCCTAGAATAATGGTACCCCCTGCTACTCCAgacctgcctgcctgcagccccgcTAGTGAAACAGGTAGCGAAAACAGCGTCAGCATGGCTGCCCACACGCTGATGATACTGTCACGGGCTGCTATTGCAAGGACTAGCACTGCAACCCCCCTGAAGGACAATACTCAACAGTTCAGGTCTTTAAGGAGCACAGTTAAGAAAAGGAAACTAGAGGACTTGAATGAGGGCGAGAGAAATTCTCGTTCTGCAAATAGAAAAGACCTTCAAAGCTCTCCAACACCAtcgaaaaagaagaaaataaaggtaaGTACAGgcatttactttttcatttaaaattctaAATATATGTTAGACatctatatatttattatttataatggGATGGTTCAGAGATGCTACTCCAAATCCTCAACATCCTATTTATATTTGTCAGTTTTACTAACTTTGCCTCTTGAGCCTACTCTGAACTGTTTTCTTAAGATCAGTATAGTCTTCAGATACATGCAAGTAACTCCTACTGACTCTATGCACATACCTgtgaaaatcaaattatttctcTTAGAATTTAGAAACTCATTCATGTTTTAACTTCAGACTAAGTTTCTAGGTGGAACGCAGGAATTAGGCCAAACTCAAACTAGGCCTTTCTAGATAGACTTCAAGCTCCTCTTGCATCCTCATTTACCACCAGGACTAGAgtccacatctttttttctgcacttcagccacaacaacccccagcagcgctacaggcttggggaggagtggctggagagctgccggtcagagagggacctgggggtgttgattgacagccggctgaacatgagccagcagtgtgcccaggtggccaagaaggccaatggtatcctggcttgtgtcagaaatagcgtggccagcagggacagggaagtgattttacccctgtacttggcactggtgaggccgcacctcgattcctgtgttcagttttgggcccctcactacaaaaaggacattgaatgactcgagcgtgtccagagaagggcaacgaagctggtgcagggtctggagcacatgtcgtacgaggagcggctgaggggactggggttgtttagtctggagaagaggaggctgaggggagacctcatcgccctctacaactacctgaaaggaggttgcagagagctggggatgagcctctttaaccaagtaacaagcaataggacaagaggtaatggcctcaagttgcgccagggaaggtttagactggatattaggaagcatttcttcacagaacaggttgttaggcgttggaatgggctgcccagggaggtggtggagtccccatccctggaggtgtttaagagtcgggttgacatagcgctgagggatatggtgtagttgggaactgtcaatgttaggttaatggttggactggatgatcttcaaggtcttttccaacctagactatTCTGTTTTGTGTATTCCCAATCTCTGTAGCCTAGAGCACTGTGCCTTCCACTTGGGGATTTAATGGCAGATAGCAAATGTGTGAGACATGAGAAGGTGACGTCTGTAAACAATTAAAAAGGAGAGGCAGTGTAACTTTGTAATTCACCGTCCTTAGAGCATACTCCTGAAATACTGTGACTGAAGAATGCTCACTTGTATGGTGTGTGTTTGAGACAAGAGCTGGGAGGCTGGCTGAAGCCTGGCTGGAGTGCGGGTGGGCTACGGCTGCAGCCAAGAGCTCGGTGACTCCTGTCCCACCAGCATGGCCCTTGCACCCGGGGCACATGGCATAGGATGTGCCTGATGCCTGGGTGAGCTTGGTGCGGTTGTGCCTGCAAGGTAGAGGGAAGGATGAGGAAGAAAGGAGTGCTTACAGACTCCTCCCTAGTCCCAGGTTCTTAGCATTCAACTCAACTATTCCTCTCCTCTCCTACAGAAAAAGAAGCTACCAAATTCATTTCCAGCAGGAATGGATGTGGACAAGTTCTTGTTGTCTTTGCATTATGATGAATGAAAAGAAGTTGAACTGTGGCTGTCCAAAGCTCGGTGTTGTTATGCTGAGGTTTTGCATGGGAAGAGACGTTAATTCTGAAGGGTGGGTTGCACTTTCAGTGCACTGAAGTTTCACTTTATAGCAAAGTCATGCTGTTTCTGAAGCAGGTTGCTAAGTGTAAATATCATTGAGTTGgtatatgtttatttttgaaaaagcaCTTGCGTAATTATAGAGCCATTTAATTTGCAAAATTGTAAATTTGTATAAATGTAATGTAAGACAAGTTGTATGTTTCCTGTTACACCACGTTGTCTGTGTTCTGCTGCATTCTCTACTCACCCCTCTGAGCCGCTTGGCCAATTTGTGAAAAGGTTGTGAATTTGAAGGCGGTGTTTGTAGTTCACTGTTCTAAGACGCAGGCAGCTAACCTGGCCATTTCCCCTTGTCTTGTTGAATCCAAAAGGGACTTAATCCTCAGATGTAACAGGCTTGGACTAACACTCTCTTCCCTCGTAACTATCAAACACACGTTATAAGGCCTTGAATGAGTTAACAAAAATACTGGTAACTACACGAAAGGCCAATAAACCCTCCAGAAGTATTTCTCATCTAATGAAGCTTTTCCCAGCCAGTCATTCAGAGAAGAACTTTAATTTGGATGGGCCTCACCTGTTTACAGTATTTGCTGCATGGGATGTTGTTTGAATGCGAAAGCTGTGTTCAGACAATGGACGTGGTTGGGGGTTAACCCCCGTATTCATACCCCGGTATGGA
Protein-coding regions in this window:
- the NPAT gene encoding protein NPAT isoform X3 produces the protein MRWSLVSTSRQMPGYLQQEKLLATCREFILESSDLKEYAEHCTEDGFIPACLLSLCGKNLTTILNEYVAMKTKETTNEVPAMMSSLWKKLDYTLSQIRSMQNSTGFSANQRTRTRSGIVEMKRQRMLQQSAPANSGLLAVAHQSAPQNSSSVVSPQVLHRPTINQSMSQARLNTLFVHQSQTQENKISRDFIHIQVPASQERKLHSNLLSPGRRKSESQKRKSIATSGPLPATRSSQDPDEVITEKESEPLEEFIDGNFPQLVIENAREKILSNKSLQEKLAENINKILGSDGNVAQAPKQTDSGPTEQETSIDEILGLQGEIHMSEEAIQDILEQTESDPAFQALFDLFDYGKSKVNKNLPAGISGQSGVENAILVDEDNLETLESSLGTEETSRCDNSRDSLSCKGFQLGEASCGLRTSINDDDMAKKNTTNEQLHGNCRPRKQTEVLKTVTPEHTGELEIAFDSVPGLTEPNKRQSSDSECNECCGESYDKKESSALVSGSERAMEIEKGPLSHSAQSSPNLEYVHSGSPQISLISLTEGTTASENKTHSGSKCHLSPDTSDKTLTESPSDGGPGHSLLLGKNSASICSPSADAGKEQAVTNDTAALPGILQENSSHHSNHQEQSTQSDCAARSAVKISDLDKTELQLEVVDTSNKTYSSDQHTLDKPCKKDFNLPSGLSNSEGTQGEMQEPSSSTKADADNVYFSSGDDACTEISVVSTENNLTTSEICQSPLPETASSTDESGTEAKSVSGVSSSSQPMDVDPSNIMSLKIIISDDPFISSDTELNNAVSSITGENLPTIILSSPAKSPTKTAGLSKCLTSEDTEKNVDSALAEQNLLVLRPKDPVVTSVNTQNEDCTVFSVAGTTNLSKEGGFIQLMPATSTAFGNSNNLYIATCVTDPATLGTAVTPSNVVVLPGNSMPLAAQAPAVQQLRTPPRSSNTFAANQTVSPNFPQGSAIIIASPVQPVLQGMVGMIPLSVVGQNGNTFSAPARQVLHMPVANPVCNRSVPKLPIPPKSQKIPGARNKTNTGKLVPSVAEPLNHTNSRTQRTGNSDKLITAELGRKAEENLPVAPVESTSSNSRQSESHRRVLCFDNVLPAPGGNTQIQTTKSLSQKERNENTLFAVDSASSSAKAQVAKREKDKTLPRILCKPEVGSNRSSSAKEPQPERKVATAGLPLDPFHKATANKENELRRDADEKQKNQDTAKLSNGQQSVSLWNEKTGASVQELNKKQGSLSNGSGKSSVSVSLSSKEPKREPAKVSNQGLCLSSPFTKQCVEMLQDVQWHSPTSKTVENGELPVPRTPSGVGDRHTDDTTDSVRTPTCRRFNEDSTTPRIMVPPATPDLPACSPASETGSENSVSMAAHTLMILSRAAIARTSTATPLKDNTQQFRSLRSTVKKRKLEDLNEGERNSRSANRKDLQSSPTPSKKKKIKKKKLPNSFPAGMDVDKFLLSLHYDE
- the NPAT gene encoding protein NPAT isoform X1, whose translation is MRWSLVSTSRQMPGYLQQEKLLATCREFILESSDLKEYAEHCTEDGFIPACLLSLCGKNLTTILNEYVAMKTKETTNEVPAMMSSLWKKLDYTLSQIRSMQNSTGFSANQRTRTRSGIVEMKRQRMLQQSAPANSGLLAVAHQSAPQNSSSVVSPQVLHRPTINQSMSQARLNTLFVHQSQTQENKISTGDFIHIQVPASQERKLHSNLLSPGRRKSESQKRKSIATSGPLPATRSSQDPDEVITEKESEPLEEFIDGNFPQLVIENAREKILSNKSLQEKLAENINKILGSDGNVAQAPKQTDSGPTEQETSIDEILGLQGEIHMSEEAIQDILEQTESDPAFQALFDLFDYGKSKVNKNLPAGISGQSGVENAILVDEDNLETLESSLGTEETSRCDNSRDSLSCKGFQLGEASCGLRTSINDDDMAKKNTTNEQLHGNCRPRKQTEVLKTVTPEHTGELEIAFDSVPGLTEPNKRQSSDSECNECCGESYDKKESSALVSGSERAMEIEKGPLSHSAQSSPNLEYVHSGSPQISLISLTEGTTASENKTHSGSKCHLSPDTSDKTLTESPSDGGPGHSLLLGKNSASICSPSADAGKEQAVTNDTAALPGILQENSSHHSNHQEQSTQSDCAARSAVKISDLDKTELQLEVVDTSNKTYSSDQHTLDKPCKKDFNLPSGLSNSEGTQGEMQEPSSSTKADADNVYFSSGDDACTEISVVSTENNLTTSEICQSPLPETASSTDESGTEAKSVSGVSSSSQPMDVDPSNIMSLKIIISDDPFISSDTELNNAVSSITGENLPTIILSSPAKSPTKTAGLSKCLTSEDTEKNVDSALAEQNLLVLRPKDPVVTSVNTQNEDCTVFSVAGTTNLSKEGGFIQLMPATSTAFGNSNNLYIATCVTDPATLGTAVTPSNVVVLPGNSMPLAAQAPAVQQLRTPPRSSNTFAANQTVSPNFPQGSAIIIASPVQPVLQGMVGMIPLSVVGQNGNTFSAPARQVLHMPVANPVCNRSVPKLPIPPKSQKIPGARNKTNTGKLVPSVAEPLNHTNSRTQRTGNSDKLITAELGRKAEENLPVAPVESTSSNSRQSESHRRVLCFDNVLPAPGGNTQIQTTKSLSQKERNENTLFAVDSASSSAKAQVAKREKDKTLPRILCKPEVGSNRSSSAKEPQPERKVATAGLPLDPFHKATANKENELRRDADEKQKNQDTAKLSNGQQSVSLWNEKTGASVQELNKKQGSLSNGSGKSSVSVSLSSKEPKREPAKVSNQGLCLSSPFTKQCVEMLQDVQWHSPTSKTVENGELPVPRTPSGVGDRHTDDTTDSVRTPTCRRFNEDSTTPRIMVPPATPDLPACSPASETGSENSVSMAAHTLMILSRAAIARTSTATPLKDNTQQFRSLRSTVKKRKLEDLNEGERNSRSANRKDLQSSPTPSKKKKIKKKKLPNSFPAGMDVDKFLLSLHYDE
- the NPAT gene encoding protein NPAT isoform X2 → MLLPSDVARLVLGYLQQEKLLATCREFILESSDLKEYAEHCTEDGFIPACLLSLCGKNLTTILNEYVAMKTKETTNEVPAMMSSLWKKLDYTLSQIRSMQNSTGFSANQRTRTRSGIVEMKRQRMLQQSAPANSGLLAVAHQSAPQNSSSVVSPQVLHRPTINQSMSQARLNTLFVHQSQTQENKISTGDFIHIQVPASQERKLHSNLLSPGRRKSESQKRKSIATSGPLPATRSSQDPDEVITEKESEPLEEFIDGNFPQLVIENAREKILSNKSLQEKLAENINKILGSDGNVAQAPKQTDSGPTEQETSIDEILGLQGEIHMSEEAIQDILEQTESDPAFQALFDLFDYGKSKVNKNLPAGISGQSGVENAILVDEDNLETLESSLGTEETSRCDNSRDSLSCKGFQLGEASCGLRTSINDDDMAKKNTTNEQLHGNCRPRKQTEVLKTVTPEHTGELEIAFDSVPGLTEPNKRQSSDSECNECCGESYDKKESSALVSGSERAMEIEKGPLSHSAQSSPNLEYVHSGSPQISLISLTEGTTASENKTHSGSKCHLSPDTSDKTLTESPSDGGPGHSLLLGKNSASICSPSADAGKEQAVTNDTAALPGILQENSSHHSNHQEQSTQSDCAARSAVKISDLDKTELQLEVVDTSNKTYSSDQHTLDKPCKKDFNLPSGLSNSEGTQGEMQEPSSSTKADADNVYFSSGDDACTEISVVSTENNLTTSEICQSPLPETASSTDESGTEAKSVSGVSSSSQPMDVDPSNIMSLKIIISDDPFISSDTELNNAVSSITGENLPTIILSSPAKSPTKTAGLSKCLTSEDTEKNVDSALAEQNLLVLRPKDPVVTSVNTQNEDCTVFSVAGTTNLSKEGGFIQLMPATSTAFGNSNNLYIATCVTDPATLGTAVTPSNVVVLPGNSMPLAAQAPAVQQLRTPPRSSNTFAANQTVSPNFPQGSAIIIASPVQPVLQGMVGMIPLSVVGQNGNTFSAPARQVLHMPVANPVCNRSVPKLPIPPKSQKIPGARNKTNTGKLVPSVAEPLNHTNSRTQRTGNSDKLITAELGRKAEENLPVAPVESTSSNSRQSESHRRVLCFDNVLPAPGGNTQIQTTKSLSQKERNENTLFAVDSASSSAKAQVAKREKDKTLPRILCKPEVGSNRSSSAKEPQPERKVATAGLPLDPFHKATANKENELRRDADEKQKNQDTAKLSNGQQSVSLWNEKTGASVQELNKKQGSLSNGSGKSSVSVSLSSKEPKREPAKVSNQGLCLSSPFTKQCVEMLQDVQWHSPTSKTVENGELPVPRTPSGVGDRHTDDTTDSVRTPTCRRFNEDSTTPRIMVPPATPDLPACSPASETGSENSVSMAAHTLMILSRAAIARTSTATPLKDNTQQFRSLRSTVKKRKLEDLNEGERNSRSANRKDLQSSPTPSKKKKIKKKKLPNSFPAGMDVDKFLLSLHYDE